TGTTATCTTTATAGTGCCAGTGTACGCAACTCAATCAGTAAGTGTATTCTTGGTTATTTAGTcttagtattaatattattgtttgtGAAAAAATGAGCATATATACTGTGGCACTATTCAGCATAGCCTTTCATGAAAGGCATAACAAATTGGATTTGCAAtacaaaaaattgattaaaggATTAGTACTTTAATCCTTCCAAGATTATCCTACCACTGAAGTCACCTATGTagttttcttttcatttatcaGTAGGTGGCATCAAAATTGGGAGAACTAACATATTTTGTGAGAAAGGACATATATTGTGAGAAACGAGAACTATTTTCAGACATTCATGAATATCTATAGTTTCTTTGGCTATGGTGAAAGCAGCTCCTTGGTTCGAATTGAATCCCAAGAGGGGCAAGAATTCTATTTTCTTGAATATAGATAATCGAACTGCAAATTTAGTAACTTTATATGTTAAGTGCAATTTCTCACGTTCTCACACCACAGTAGTTTTCATGACAGCCCAACAgtatatagttatatatattatgtacTATAACATGAGGATGCGTCCTATTGTTTACTTATGATAGTTTGATAAATGATCTTTCTTTTCCAGATTTTGTCCTTGTGGAATGCAAACTTGTCCTTTGCTTGTGATATATTGAGAAATTGCTATGAAGCATTTGCTCTTTATGCATTTGGGAGCTACTTGGTTGCGTGCCTCGGTAAGGGATGCATATTCGGATGGCTGTAGATGTGAAAGATTCAGATAGGCTATTTTTCATCCTTCTTTtgtttactactatttatttttcatcttaGAATTCTAATTTTCCAACAATTGTTATTTGGCACTTAcattaaaacaaaaggaagaTTTCGTTTTCATacatatcaattaaaaaaacttcCATTTATTCATCTCAATGAAGAAAACTTACAGAATGCCTATTAGATTCATTTTGGCTGTATCAGGATTATATGTCTTAAATTTGTTCACATGGAAATAACATTTGATAGGCGGTGAACTGCAAGTCATGGAGATTCTTGAAGATGAAGCAAAGAAGCAACTTAGCAAGCCATTGCTCGAAAACGAAAAGAGTTCACAACTACAACACGGGACATTTTGCAACTTTATCTTTCATCCATGCTTGCTTGGAAAGGAGTTGTTCTCTATAATAAGATTTGGTTTAGTACAATATGTAAATTCCCATGCTTATCCTTATCGCAGTTATGGTTCTTTTACTTGAAACATGCTTATGGTATTGGACACTTGACAGATGATTTTGAAGACTTTTTGCGCACTCTTAGCACTTCTCCTTGAGCTATGTGGAGTGTATGGTGACGGAGAATTTAAGTGGAACTGTGGgtatgttttatgtttttaaaccTGTTAACGAAGCGAATAGTTTTGGCCACTTATTAACACAATTTGTTTTATACTATCAGGTACCCATATATAACAACCGTTTTGAATTTTAGCCAGATGTGGGCCTTGTATTGCCTCATCCAGTTTTACAATGTAACACACGGAAAACTCCAACCCATAAAACCACTTGCGAAGTTTATAAGCTTCAAGGCTATTGTATTTGCAACATGGTGGCAAGGTGTTGGCATTGTCCTGTTGTGCAATTTTGGTGCTCTGCCAAAGGAGAAAAAGTTTAAATCCGGGCTGCAGGATTTTATGATTTGCACAGAGGTGAGCACCATGGAAATTCATGCTCATGCATCTTAGTAACTGCCTGTGCTACTTCAACAACGTTTTAGCATTTCTTAAATACAATGTTCATTGCTTTTTTGTAACATTTTTCAGTAAATAGAGCTTCTgttccttttttctctttgacAGATGGCAATTGCAGCTGTAGCTCACATATTTGTCTTCTCAGCAAAACCCTATCATTTTGTACCGGCATCAGGCTATGGGAAGGTTACCACCGAAGATACAACTGCTGTAGTTGAGATACATGAAGGTGATAAAGAAGAAGAGTCAGTTGTCGAGAAAACAGAAACCAAGGTCGAGGCACACGGAACAAATATAACAGAAAGCGTTCAGGATATTGTCGTTGAAGGAGGCCATAAGGTCAGGTTTTCCATTACCCATTCAATTCATGAATCATGAAACATTTACATAGGCGAAGTTCGTCTGTTTGCAAACATAGATGTTGATGAAGGTTGTCAATTTTGAGACGCAGGTTGTGAAGGATGTCGTGTTGACTATCAGCCAGGCAATTGAGCCAGTGCATGATGGGATGACGAAGATCCAGGAGACGTTCCATCATATCTCAGTGTCGTCACCATCATCACCATCAGGTAGTAAAGATGAGCTGCCGCTGGTGAGAGAACACTACAAGAATATCATAAAGGAACCAGACTGAGCAAACGTAAGTACTGTCTACAGATATCCCATGTTAATACAACTATTGTCTGTTTAGATCAATGCCGGAAAAGCCCTCTTCTTAGCAATGAACATCATTTGGTTTGGATGGGTTGCATGCAGTTTAGTGTGGAACTCAACTTTAAGGTTTACATTGTACCTGTTACacgaaataaattttattcattaattagaaattaataaattactccTTCCTTTCCCTTGTCaccaatttcctttttcgttcgTCCCCTCACTAATTGACACTCTTACTCTTTACTACTTTTGGCAATGAACCTTACATTCAATAACTCatcatattcacattttattataaacttaatatataaaaataggatgcacgttccacattttttttcacccactttccattatatttcttaaaatccatgtcaaGTCAATGGCTTCAATTAATAAGGGACGGAGAGTGCACCAAGTTTTCTTCTCTCAGATTTAGTAGCGCGATCATGTGGTACAACTTCCAGTGgtgttttttcttctaatgAAAGCCTTATGCTAATAGGCaaagttttatttatagtagGAAGCTTTTGAatgtgaaaataaaagaacCACAGGATCTCATGGAAAAGTTAGATTAGCAGCGCCGAAGTCGATCGTTAAAGTTATTTCTAGACAAGTTCCAGGATCATCCAAGTATGGTTATActtattactccatctgtccgtcattagaagtctcatttaagtttgacacagattttaagaaaggtAAAAGATAGTGGATGAGAAAAGACAATGTAATACTTCCTCAGCCCGCAATTAGGAATGCCATTTAAGtttggcatgagttttaagaaataatataaagaaaattggatGGAAAAGAttgtggaatgtgagactcatttttatatattagttttgctataaaatgagagtgaaatgagttagtggaacgtgaggTTTACTAGTAGAAGTAaactgagactcctaatgacgaACGGACTAACTAACTGAAGTAGTTAATCGGGattcctaatggcggacggaggagATATCAGTTTTATAACagaatgtgagtggaatgagttagtggaaagtgtgGTGTACCTACCAtcaatagtaaaagtgaacctgaactcctaatggcgaacggactaaaatggtaaactgtgactcctaatgacggacgAAGAGATTACCAAAGAGTCTTATTTTATACttagtaaatttttatttgtttattttatttattttacatatttaatatacagAAAATAGGATAACTAGGTCGTGTTaaaatgctaactaatttcCAATCTAAAAtctcaattttgtatgttaaacaACATAAAAGTCGCGTTAAGAATATTGATATACTTATAtctttatgttgatatttaaatttacacactatattgataaaattttgtctttgagcaaataataataatacactatattgaagTTCGTAATGAATTGGGAATTAGTTAGCACTTGATCACGCCCTAGACCTTAGGATAACATATAGcatatcataattatttagGGCTAATAACTTAAAAATACATTATCTTTTGGTCAACTCAGGTTTTTatataaactttaaatattatgagaaaatacactaattttttatttttagtcaattCAGATCTTTaccataattttaaaaatgatgaaaaaatacaCTAATATTTTACTTGCAATACTATCTTCGTCCACTAAAAATAGATATACTTGtatatgacacgagttttgaTTGGAAGTAatagatagagagaaaaagagaaaaagagtaaaagagaagaaaaaaagtaaaataagtattgttagtgaatTGTAGGGTCTACATCATTGTAGTAGTGttagtgaattaattaatcatgtgTGTACTTATATGATGgaagttttcaaaataaaaatataactcaactataagagcatccacagtggcTTTAtgtcagccataggccagccactctctctccctgccacgtcagcagaaCTAAAAAttcacctgccacatcagatttaggccagccatagacCAACcgcaacaaaaataattcaaaaaatactacatttacggaattaaaattacgattaaattacggaattaaatttacgacacatatacgggaaaattaattcatttcattaaaaaaaaagtacaaagattaaaaaaaatacatgatttttttaaaaaataaagggcttccacacacgagccccgcctaCTCTTTACTcctcgtcgccgtcgccgcctcCACCCGgggtatctgagcccacgtcggaaccccccaCCAGTGCCCTCGAGGCATTCAAATCCACCCGCATGTTCTCGAGCATCAAGTGgagaaacatcttctccgtggggtcagttgCTGCCTTCtactcttggaagaccttgtacatacGTTCCTCCGTTTTTTTACGCGAGAATAAGGTGTACTCGCGTGGGGGGGGTGCCGAGATGACCTCCTGaggcgataggggggatcctcccctcgctacccgttgcgcccgcttttATCCAACCAGGCGAGGGCGACGAGCAAAGGATGGAGGGGACCGAAACTCTTCAGCATCCGgtgggaggtcgtgggatccgccgctgctgcccATTGTAGTCGCCGGAATAGTTCAGCCtcgcttcttcggccacccagcgtcgcaccccgcccggaacttctcggagtccttcagcaACACATAGCATTTCCCAGAAGTTGAAATTCTTATACTTCCCCGCCAAGGGGAACCGactctccgctatcctccgggTGTCATCCTCATTCCGCCCACTAATGAGccgacggagggcgttggcgtacaaccccgaaaaacggccgaccgcggccccgatgcgctcccaccccttccgaCACTCCTCCCCGCTGTAGTCCTTCCCGTGCGGCGGTTCCTCCCGCAGGCAGCTCTAATCTTcgccacatgttgacgacccgcctggttgttcgcaaccggGGGCCGGATCGTCGCACACCGTCAACCACACCTTGGCCACCCCCGGcatactcatcctccgtccacttcttCCGGGTGGGGGTGTCGTCAACATcgggctgcgacgactcgccgaccgccttggccttccccgcgtcttcttcttcttcggcgcggcccgccccgctggaacgggagtgtccggatccccgagatcgatccccatgtcatgcaatgacaaaagatcatcgccagtgaactgcgtctccacttGGATCGACGTGTGAGATGAAGCCGTCAAAAGATCCAGAGAGGGACGATAGACCATGTCCCCCCCGGTGACccctgcatcccgggatgcatcCCTCCCTGCGCAGACGggcatcatccccatcatccgATGCATCATCTGCTGCCGTCGCATTTGGGGCATACCTCTCCACCCCTGCCCGTCGCCCGGCATCCCCCATGGCATCCTCCCTGGTTCCCCCCCTCCCCCCCGCACTCCAgcccatcatccccatcaaccGATTCCAAGGGACGTTAAATCCTCGGGCCCATCTCGCCCGCTCATCTCGGCCCCATCCAGATCCCACGGGTATCGTGGGAGTCTAAGATCCACTCGTAGGCTggactggactcgttgttgtgatccatcgctcgatgatgctcttgtacaaaaatttagagagagggaaaactcgttaaaacaagtggtgcaaatgaaaatgaaattaaaatcgcgtctatataggttttcaaaaaattttaaaaaataaacgaaatagggcgctggccgatcggcacaccacaatggcggccagcgcatcggtcAGCCCACGTCGATTTTCTCGCCGATTTCAGGCTGGCCGCTTGCAATGGTtaggctagccgaccggctagcgacgcgaatcggctagcaaCCAGCTAGCCggcattgtggatgctctaacagTACGGAAggaataatattacaaatttaattccCAAAAGATTAAGGTTTACACAATTTACCGGAAAATAAGGTTTCCCGAACTCGAgtcaaactaatttttaagattatatCAAAACTTTCAtgtgaaacaaaaatatgattatgcttcattttttaactttaactcaaaataaaacaaaatactagtagtatatattgtGCATTTGTGCTtcacttttttaataatatatgtatttacAAACATTGTATATTATGTGTCCTaaacaaaatactataaacatgcattttttaataaacatgcatttttaataatatatgtatttacagaaacaaaaaataggGGTGGGGATCCTGCTGTGCAAGTTTGCACAGCAGACCGTGATGTTGCTCacataacaataaaataatattccatttgtccaattagaaatgaaacgttttccttttttagtttattccattaaaaatgaaacgtttctaaaattgaaaacaatattctctctcctttttcttctttcttactttactctctcttcattaactcacaaaacaacaccatctaaaatcttgtgccgaaaaacaaatgttgcatatttaatgggacggaaggagcatatatttacttaatttatttgatttatttgatttgattatttaatttgattattttattcacatgGGTGTAACAGGGGCTGTTGTGCAGGCTGTTGTGCAGTTTGCACAGCAGAGGATCCCCACCCGAAAATGAGACGGTATACCTTTTCATTCTCCAATTTGACTCATCCATAGTATGAATAGTAACGAATAACATATCAAAATAGTATTTTACTAACATTTTACTAACTCTTATAGAGGTAAAGGAGAGGAGAagaatcattttataaatagtagtacatagctattttctctttaaagGTTGATTCGAGCCTCTGTGATCTCATGGCCCCAGCTCTGGCTTGACCGCATCCATCATTTTTTTACCCGTTGTAGCTCCTTCCCTTCATAGAACAGATCTCGAACGCGATTCTGCTGAACCCTGGGTTCGTCTCATTAAATCTGCgcatataatatttcattccatGTATCGGGAATACCAGGTAAGCACCAGTGCAAGCAATCCTGCGCACCGGCTGTGGCTTTAATGCTGTACCGGGATATATGGCCCTCGTCTCTCAACTCGGACAAAGCAGTAATGTCAAGAAGCTTAACACCCGTTCCCTTCACCGCGTGTGCAGCCACAGGATCACTAGAGTCGTCTTTTAGAACTTCTTTTCCACCGGAAAGTGGCGTGGTATTATCACATGTACCTCCGGTGTCCCAGTCCCCGTTGAAAAAATGCCTGGGCGATAGAGACCGTAAAAATGCTTTCAAACCTGGAAACAACGGGAGCTGTGAATCAACCCATTTCACAATACTGTGAATGGTCAAATTTTTGGCACCCCCGATATCTGCAATCTTCTTATTAGTGTTAGGGACACCGTTAACGTACATGACCCATCTATTTGCACTAAGTTTTCCCCTGTTCCAGTGGTGTCCTGTAT
The genomic region above belongs to Salvia hispanica cultivar TCC Black 2014 chromosome 3, UniMelb_Shisp_WGS_1.0, whole genome shotgun sequence and contains:
- the LOC125211730 gene encoding protein LAZ1 homolog 2 isoform X3 codes for the protein MPCCLLCFCSITSFISPNFPASPLVHQTFVFRQEQKWVVAVIFIVPVYATQSILSLWNANLSFACDILRNCYEAFALYAFGSYLVACLGGELQVMEILEDEAKKQLSKPLLENEKSSQLQHGTFCNFIFHPCLLGKELFSIIRFGLVQYMILKTFCALLALLLELCGVYGDGEFKWNCGYPYITTVLNFSQMWALYCLIQFYNVTHGKLQPIKPLAKFISFKAIVFATWWQGVGIVLLCNFGALPKEKKFKSGLQDFMICTEMAIAAVAHIFVFSAKPYHFVPASGYGKVTTEDTTAVVEIHEGDKEEESVVEKTETKVEAHGTNITESVQDIVVEGGHKVVKDVVLTISQAIEPVHDGMTKIQETFHHISVSSPSSPSGSKDELPLVREHYKNIIKEPD
- the LOC125211730 gene encoding protein LAZ1 homolog 2 isoform X1, whose translation is MLLSLRLIPLDLYFIPFSFPFLSIVYASIDYPNSNTKLNLKLHSRRCKWNGILLVCVSRHLYRSLLASTMPCCLLCFCSITSFISPNFPASPLVHQTFVFRQEQKWVVAVIFIVPVYATQSILSLWNANLSFACDILRNCYEAFALYAFGSYLVACLGGELQVMEILEDEAKKQLSKPLLENEKSSQLQHGTFCNFIFHPCLLGKELFSIIRFGLVQYMILKTFCALLALLLELCGVYGDGEFKWNCGYPYITTVLNFSQMWALYCLIQFYNVTHGKLQPIKPLAKFISFKAIVFATWWQGVGIVLLCNFGALPKEKKFKSGLQDFMICTEMAIAAVAHIFVFSAKPYHFVPASGYGKVTTEDTTAVVEIHEGDKEEESVVEKTETKVEAHGTNITESVQDIVVEGGHKVVKDVVLTISQAIEPVHDGMTKIQETFHHISVSSPSSPSGSKDELPLVREHYKNIIKEPD
- the LOC125211730 gene encoding protein LAZ1 homolog 2 isoform X4, whose translation is MLLSLRLIPLDLYFIPFSFPFLSIVYASIDYPNSNTKLNLKLHSRRCKWNGILLVCVSRHLYRSLLASTMPCCLLCFCSITSFISPNFPASPLVHQTFVFRQEQKWVVAVIFIVPVYATQSILSLWNANLSFACDILRNCYEAFALYAFGSYLVACLGGELQVMEILEDEAKKQLSKPLLENEKSSQLQHGTFCNFIFHPCLLGKELFSIIRFGLVQYMILKTFCALLALLLELCGVYGDGEFKWNCGYPYITTVLNFSQMWALYCLIQFYNVTHGKLQPIKPLAKFISFKAIVFATWWQGVGIVLLCNFGALPKEKKFKSGLQDFMICTEQNPIILYRHQAMGRLPPKIQLL
- the LOC125211730 gene encoding protein LAZ1 homolog 2 isoform X2, with translation MEFYLFVYPDIYTDLYWPALCLAACFVSVALLLSFLLTFQHLRWYTRPSEQKWVVAVIFIVPVYATQSILSLWNANLSFACDILRNCYEAFALYAFGSYLVACLGGELQVMEILEDEAKKQLSKPLLENEKSSQLQHGTFCNFIFHPCLLGKELFSIIRFGLVQYMILKTFCALLALLLELCGVYGDGEFKWNCGYPYITTVLNFSQMWALYCLIQFYNVTHGKLQPIKPLAKFISFKAIVFATWWQGVGIVLLCNFGALPKEKKFKSGLQDFMICTEMAIAAVAHIFVFSAKPYHFVPASGYGKVTTEDTTAVVEIHEGDKEEESVVEKTETKVEAHGTNITESVQDIVVEGGHKVVKDVVLTISQAIEPVHDGMTKIQETFHHISVSSPSSPSGSKDELPLVREHYKNIIKEPD